The sequence below is a genomic window from Venturia canescens isolate UGA chromosome 9, ASM1945775v1, whole genome shotgun sequence.
AATGCTTGGGTGCGTGTGCCAATGCTCCGATGATTCAAGTCAACGACGATTATTACGTATGTTACAAAAATATGAACATTCCTAGAACTTCATTGTTTTATATTGACCGCTTTTAGTTACTAGAACAGATGAAATTCGTGTTATTGGGAACTCATTGAAACTTTCGTTCAGCAAAGCTCCAAGTCAAAGTATGGGAACGagcacatttttattctttttaatgaaaaaacaatattcagAAGATCATGTCACTGAACACTTGAAAGTAGAAACAAGTATGGGAGTTTTTATAATTTGTTCTATTCTATTGGGAACAACAAAAGTTTTCTATTAATCAATAATTGAAATCTTAAAACTCACGAATCCATGTTATTCCCTGTTTGACGAAAAGACAGTTTGAATTAACAGAAATTCTTGTACCCTACTTTCAGGAAGATCTCACGGCAGAGACAACAACTGATataataaacaaattgaaaaaaggtgAAAGGCCACCTCCGGGCCCTCAAAAAGTGGAAAGATTTGCAGCAGAGCCGGCAGGAGGACCAACATCTCTGACTGCTCCTCCGCCTGGACCTGGCGAAGGAGTTCGCTCTGACTTGTGAACATTTATCAAAAGTCATTCTTATAGTACGCGTCTATTCTATTGCCAGACGATCTCACAGTCTTGctctgtatatatataaaaagtcAAGAATATAGAGACATCAAtgttgatttttctcatttggcACAGACATTCGGATTGAAATACTTTGCTTGAGGATATTTCTATTGATAAAGCGATTAGAATAGAAATATTTTAATCGTAGcaccgataaaaataaatgtcaaATAATGAGAACGTGGAAGTGCACGAGAGGGTAAAACGGTTTGAAAAGTTCTTTTTATCCAAATTTCGTTATTCACATATTCAACCTTATTGAgacactgaaaaatatttttaggtCATGTCATCAtcacttattattttttcaattctcattCATTAGCTGAATAAGAAATGATTGATAATTTTAGTATCGACTTTATTCCATATTCCGAAACaggttaaataaatttaaacagAAAGTACGTGCATCGAAAGCGCATCTATTACCTTTTATacatcaaatatttttatcttacATTCTTACCGGCATGCATCAAACGAGTTTATTTCGACTTGTTCTATGTTTcaatttctcatgtttttcttcgtaatttcacagaaaattcgattggaaaaagAAACACAGTTATCAGTAataaagttgttggttttcgaCGCTGGAGGCGCCACGTGGATTCTTCATATCTATTTTACGCTTCTCGCAGAACGCAATAAAAATCATGTAAACAGAATGGTTGCGAGAAAAATGAATCGGCTGATAGAAGGTAATTGCGTCGATAAAGTCCGAAGGTCGCGCGTTGAGCTGAGATTCGTTCAGTCAGTAGCGAGCGTGCGGAGCTGGCGAGCATTTCGTAAGCGTCGACTAAACGCCCATTTGACAGAATAATGGAAAGTTCTTCAAAAAACAGTATTATTATGAAGAACACTCTATCTGCGAAGGAGTGGTTACCTTTGATCGTCGCAGTTCTCATTGTAACTATCGGTGTTCAATACTTacgatggaaaaaatcgaataaattgaaaaagctGGGAGTCTTGCATCCAAAAGCTTGGCCAgttattggaaattcggcagctCTGATAAGTGGACGAATGCATTACACTGATTTGATTGAGAGCATCTACAGATTAAACGAAGATGCATATTACGTTGGATTCCACGATTTCAAGGAGGCTGTGATTTTGATAAGATCGCCGGAACTACTAAAAAGTATAGTCGTCAAGAACTTCGATCATTTCACGGATCATCGTTATTTCGTTGATCCAGAACTGAACCCACTGTTCAGTAAAAATCTCTTCACGCTTCGTGGCGAAAAATGGAAGGAAGTACGAAATCTTTTGACCCCCGCATTCACCGGTAGCAAAATGAAATACATGTTCGAACTAATGTCGGACTGCGGGAAAAACTTTGTCGATTACTTGGTCAACGTTACACTGGAAAAATCTCACGTCGTCGATTCTAGAGATATTTTAACGAGATACGCAAACGACGTGGTGGCTACGTGCGCATTTGGGATCAGCGTGAATTCGATGGAGCATCCAACCAATACTTTTTACATGATGGGGAAGGACGCGACAAATTTCAATGGAGCTCGTGGATTAAAGATGTTGCTGGTGCGTCTCTTTCCCCCACTCGGCAAACTCATCGGTGGATCATTCTTCCCTCCCCAcgtagaaaaatttttcgagcatGTTGTGAGGGAGACTGTCGAGATGAGAGATCGAGAAGGAATAACGCGGCCCGATATGATTCAATCGATGATGGAAACGAAGGGAAACGAATCACACCAAGGCCGGAAACTAACGATTTTGGACATGACGGCGCAAGCAGTCGGGTTCTTCTTCGGTGGTTTCGAATCGGTTGCCACGGCCATGTGCTTGGTTGCTCATGAAATAGCGATCGATGCTAAAGTTCAACAAAAGATGCGGGACGAGATAGACGAAGTTGTGACGGCAACCAGTGGAAAAGTGACTTACGAGGCGATCAATGACATGCCGTATCTCGATGCCGTCGTTAACGAAACGTTGAGGCTTTACCCTATCAATATGTTTATCGAGAGATTGTGCACCAAGAGTTTCGAGCTGCCACCGGCTCTCCCTGGAAGGAAACCGATCACCATCGCACCCGGTCAAAGTGTTTTCTACCCGACATTCTCCATTCAGAGAGATTCCAAATATTATCCGAATCCGGAAAAATTCGATCCGGAAAGATTCATGGGCAGCGTCAAGTCGAATGTCAATCCTTTCGCGTATCTCCCTTTCGGTATAGGACCAAGAATGTGCATCGCTAATCGATTCGCACTTCTCGAAATCAAAGTATTATTCTTTCATCTTTTGGCAAAGTGTTATCTAAAACCACGACCAGAGGCATGCTCGCCGATGAAGCTCAAAAAAAGAAGCTTCAATTTTATGCCCGAAGAAGGATTTTGGTTGGAAATGGAGCCCAGAAATGCTGCCTGATCTTTGGGTGATGAACGCAGTTTTTATTACCCTCGGTCAGTCTTCgacactaattttttttttatcaattcagttaaggagggtggatcgcgacgatacaatgttgccatgctaaaccattttaaaaatatgaagaatttcaaaatgataagaatttagtcaaatttggtaaatgtattctttaaaaatatataagacaatatacatttttttagatttttctaccacatagctctcgagcaattgaacactaaagttcacgtgtataagcatagagtttacattaGGCTGggccaaaaaaatcaatattttttttttccaaaaaatatatcgagaaTATTATtcagaatgacgaaaaaaaaatttggtgaaagttagagcccttaatattaattttaagagGCCTATCATTGcggtttttgatttttatgcaTGACTCGATGTTTTACGTCAAAACTGCTAGGAGATTGGAgtgaaaagaatttattttcactcatttttatacaaaattgaattccctacaaaaaaggtctaaTTGAAAATGTTCTTCAGACGagccgtttccgagttattaagctttttaaatcgatatattttttcgatttgactgttttactttggaatTTTGTAACTAACGAatcaatgaatataaaaatgaaaccatgACAGATTCTTGAAGCAAATTTGATGCTCTccaaaaaaggtctcttggTATTTTTCCCTAAATTTACTTCTTCAGGAGTTATTCACGATTGGAATACCAATCGTGAATTGGTATTCCAAAATTGGTAatcttcgatttaacgctcaattatgcgataaccatgtgataaaaaaatttgaaaaaaattgtatttgtgtattcaatgccaaagaatgttatcaccaaattttatcaaattctgattattttgatttcgtgatccaccctccttaagttaCACGTACCTCTTCCatgtatcgaaaaaaaagcaagTACGCATTCGTGTACCGGTGATTATCAGGATCCTGCAAACTCGCTTTTCAATGTCGAAACAATTGCTTTAAAAATGAATagatatttctttcgaataattcgTGAGTCGTTTGTTCGCTAGAAACTTTCGTTCTGCAAATTGTTGCTGTCTATTGTTCTTCCACGGTTTCGTTGAACACCCCGCCTCAACCGTACTCTAATTAGTACTCTAAACTTAGCAACAGTCTTCTTTCATTGTCGTACTTGAAAATGCTGGGCGACTCTCCGCGCAGCAATTTCACAACGATAATGGAGTTTCGCAGTTCGTCGGCGATAGCAGCGTCCTTATCGGTCAAAAGCGTTAAACTCTGAAAAATACAATACTGTTTCAGATATGCCGGCTTCGGAAAAGGGGTTCGTACGTTTTTAAAGCAAAAATTAGTGTTCGACGAGAACTTCTTGTGACGAGAAGTTCCTCGAACCGCTGTGCTGCAACCGGCGCATCGTTTCGGATCGTGAAGCGATTAAAAAATCTACGATGGAGTGGTCAGCGCTGATTGTGGCGGTGATTGTTGGAGCGATCGGTATACATTATCTGGTGCACTGGAGAAAATCAAACAGACTCAAAGGAATGGGAGTTTTGCATCCGCCGGCTTGGCCTTTAATCGGCAACTCGGGATCTCTGCTGTTTTCCCGTAAACATTTAACCGAAATGATTGAGAGCGTATACAGATTCAACGAGGATGCGGATTACGTTGGATTCTATGACTTTAGCGAGCCAGTTATTTTACTGAGGTCACCGGAACTACTAAAAAGTGTAGCCGTAAAAAACTTCGATCATTTTACGGACCACCGTAATTTCGTCGATCCGGAATCAAACCGGCTCTTGAGCAAAAACCTTTTCACTCTCCGCGgcgaaaagtggaaggaagtGAGAAACTTGTTGAGCCCCGCGTTCACGAGTAGCAAAATGAAGAATATGTTTGAACTCATTTCGGCGTGTGGGAAAAACTTCATGGAGCATCTGCTCAACGTATCATTGGCGAAATCGAGTGTCGTAAATTCCAAGGAGATTTTCACgaggttcggaaacgacgtcATAGCTTCTTGCGCTTTTGGCATCAGCATCGACTCGATGAAGAATCCGAACAACGATTTTTACGTGTTGGGTAAAGAAGTGACGAATTTGGGGGGACTGCGAGGATTAAAACTGCTGCTAACTCGGCTCTCTCCGAGACTTGGAAAGCTCTTTAGAATAACGATCATTCCTCGGAAGacagaattattttttgagaACGTTGTAAGAGAGGCGATCGAGATAAGAAAGAAGGACGGAATCGTGAGACCGGATATGATCCAGTTGATGATGAAGTCGGGAGAAAAAGTCTCGGAGGGAAGCCGGAGTATGACGACCAGTGACATGACAGCGCAAGCACTCACATTCTTCTTCGGTGGCTTCGATTCGACGACCACAGCCATGTGCTTAATCGCCCATGAAATAGCCGTTGATTCAGAAGTTCAGGCGAAACTGCGCAACGAGATTGACAGCGTTCTCGCCGAGACGCATGGAAATGTGACTTACGAAGTGATCAAACAGATGCAATACCTCGACGCCGTCGTCAGCGAGACCCTCAGACTCTACCCGATCAAtctttttctcgaaagagTCTGCACCAAAAGCTTCGAACTTCCTCCAGCTCTCCCCGGGGGCAAACCGATCACGATCGAACCTGGACAAAATGTTTGGTTTCCGACATTCTCCGTACACCGAGATCCCAAATATTATATAAACCCGGATAAATTCGACCCTGAAAGATTCACCGGCTGTGCCAAGTCGCACGTAAACCCTTTCACGTATATCCCCTTCGGAATAGGACCGAGAATGTGCATCGCGAATCGATTAGCACTCCTCGAGattaaagtatttttttttaacctacTGGCTAAATGTTGCCTGAAACCTCGTCCGGGAGCACGCTCGCCGATACAGCTCAGTAAGGTCGGTTTCAATTTTGCCCCCGAGGAAGGATTTTGGCTGGAAATTCAACCCAGAAATTCTGCTCCATGACGACATCGACGCGCTCcgcaaaaaagtattttcgttCTATTATTCAAAAGCGAAGATAAGCGCAACAAGATCGAGATAATTCGTTGTGTGTTTTTTGACGAGCACATGtgtttattcatattttataattatttcgattacgtgcgaggcgatttttttttcgatcatcctCGGAGGCGGCGTCGCCGGAGGCTTAATCGACGGATCTCGAGTTTTTCAATGATATTTCATTCAGATATGATTTCGCTTCTCGTTATTGTTTTCGAGGAAAGTCATGTTTcccgaataaaattatttctgcTCTAATTATTCTCACCTAAAAGTTGAATTATTGTTATAAACTGAATAAATCGTGTCCCTATTTAATATTTACTTATataatttcttttgccttGTTGTACTTTGtgtattttgtaaaataagcTCTCTCACTCCGCATCAACGTTTTAAACCGCTCTGGCTGCTTTAACTTTCGCGTTTCCTATTTCTCTTCGTGAATTAacatggaaaatgaaaaacatacaaataaacaaattaagGTAGACATTGAAGTATACTGCGAGAAAGGGTGCGTCACGTTTCAAATAAAGACGTTACCCCGCCCATAGATATTTTTGAgcaaaatgttttgaaaattcctccGAGTTTGGTAATAAATactattttgaaataaaataaaaaaatgtaatagaaGAAATGAAGATTTATGGGAAATTCCTTGGaacactttcgatgtgtgtgcggaatcgttgggtgggtttttttatgtaaaaagaatcatcgtagaaaaataaaagttcgaTTAATTCGATATTTCTCACGCCTGAACGTTCTCGCGCCGAAACGATCGTGCCGAAACGAAATGGATTCGTggatcgaaaaaagaaaataaataatttgtgtAATTAAAtagtttttcgaatgaaaaaaatatttcttccgACGTATATTGTTAGTGGATATAGATGTAGAATTTTATATCTGTGATCTGTGAATTCATCAACATGGTAACAACAAAAACTAGAACTTATGACATCGCCGAATTCACTTGCTCGCGGAAACCTTCTCAGttattccaaattattttttcaacaaaaataatatctctcGATGCAACTGAAAGTATAAGCTTCGGGAGAACGTTTTGGATTTCAGCGATCAAGATACGCGTCGAGATAAACATGCGGAATATGTAAAAGTGAGAGTTGGAATTTTGGAGGTCGAGTTCAAGATCGAAGGTGAGAGGAAAATAGCAACTTCCTTTTCTGCGTGGGTTGCACACCATGTTTAATATTTTCTAATGTAATTTCaggaaaattggtgaatattTACGTAAAAACGTCCCGCGGGTACGCGATCGATGCGCGATTACAAATTGTGGAACAACAATACTCTACACGTGTCAAATAAAACTGCTATCGGATAACTGACTGAGTCATCGGAAATCACGAGTTTGCATCTATCTACGCGATTGCTTTATCGACAAATGTCTgataaaaattacttttttacaaaataaaaatcacaaaaattatTGTGATTAAATTGATAAATGATTGATGACAAATGATAAATTACTgataaaaactacaaatattgaaaaagttcaCAAATACATAAAAGcgtaatttcgaaaatataattttttctataatgtaatttttATCTATTCGTGAgatctttttgaaaatttttctatttttcttttttgaatttattttttaaccaaAAACAATTGTTTCTGAAACACACACAGATGTGAAGACAGAAACGAAATTAATGGTCGATTACGTGCGTGCACTCAAAAACTTTAAAAGATAATTTACAACTAATGTGCAGAAGAGAAATATTGTCGGAGTAATATATAGATCAGCgtagaataataaaaacgtCCGGAACCATCGCTTGTTCGTGAAAtaatattagaaaaaaaaggcaataaataatgatgaaaaagcCAGAGGAGAGGAATTAAAAAGGAAACGAGAGGAACAATTTAACAAGGAACCAAGGATAGAGCTATGCATATACGCCAGACAGTTCGAATTGATGGCACGAAAAGTAAAAAGAGAAATTAGAGAGGGGACCCTTGAAGAAAAAGATGATCTAAGCTAACAAGAAACATCTCTTTGGTGTCCCcatccgattttcttgaaactgctatatgtgaaagagcattcaaAAGTAAGAGACGcgtattttcttttatcggcagaaaaacggttttaagggataaaaccacccttgaaagtaataCATGTTAAGGgatgattttgcagtttcaccaacaagcactcaaccgatttcgataaaaccaaaaccaaaatgtttcttatctaaagtgatgaaaagttcaccatgcgtacgaaaaaaaaaaaaaaaaaaaaaacgggcaCCCTCAAATTCTTATATTTCTTACgccaaaatgaaaaggaatgaATATGATGAAATGAAACGGATTctatttctataaaaatatgaaaataatgttcacgtgttttcgcatttttgcaaaatagcagtcttaagggcgTGAACTACTTCTTTTTTGAATTCTCGTACTGTAAGTGGCTTATTTCTGTTAtatacatgtttttgctgattcatAATATTATCATAGGTTtcaaatcaagattttctcgaATCCAATTCGAAATGCAGTTTTCCaatgttattcttatggagaataaaaaagtgcGATGCGGACTATCTAAATGTTAATATTAAAGGCTCGAATTTTAACTAGCGTCTTTTTACACCAAAAAGAAGTCAACAATTAGAGGgctaagaattttttttttcagtagcTATTAATATAGAAAAGATTTAACCATCGATCGATCTATCGATGgccttagttttttttatagagacgatcgtggaatgaaaaaaaaagaagttaaTTTATCGGTCGTGACTTAAGGAggttggatcacgaaatcaaaataatcagagtttgataaaatttggtaataacattctttggcatcaagcatacaaatacaatttttttcaacattttacaCCGCATGATTAtcaaataattgagcgttaaatcgaagttcttatgcacgagatgtataactatGTAAACTCTacgcttatacacgtgaactttaatgttcaattactcg
It includes:
- the LOC122415998 gene encoding cytochrome P450 9e2-like, with the protein product MESSSKNSIIMKNTLSAKEWLPLIVAVLIVTIGVQYLRWKKSNKLKKLGVLHPKAWPVIGNSAALISGRMHYTDLIESIYRLNEDAYYVGFHDFKEAVILIRSPELLKSIVVKNFDHFTDHRYFVDPELNPLFSKNLFTLRGEKWKEVRNLLTPAFTGSKMKYMFELMSDCGKNFVDYLVNVTLEKSHVVDSRDILTRYANDVVATCAFGISVNSMEHPTNTFYMMGKDATNFNGARGLKMLLVRLFPPLGKLIGGSFFPPHVEKFFEHVVRETVEMRDREGITRPDMIQSMMETKGNESHQGRKLTILDMTAQAVGFFFGGFESVATAMCLVAHEIAIDAKVQQKMRDEIDEVVTATSGKVTYEAINDMPYLDAVVNETLRLYPINMFIERLCTKSFELPPALPGRKPITIAPGQSVFYPTFSIQRDSKYYPNPEKFDPERFMGSVKSNVNPFAYLPFGIGPRMCIANRFALLEIKVLFFHLLAKCYLKPRPEACSPMKLKKRSFNFMPEEGFWLEMEPRNAA
- the LOC122415999 gene encoding cytochrome P450 9e2-like; protein product: MEWSALIVAVIVGAIGIHYLVHWRKSNRLKGMGVLHPPAWPLIGNSGSLLFSRKHLTEMIESVYRFNEDADYVGFYDFSEPVILLRSPELLKSVAVKNFDHFTDHRNFVDPESNRLLSKNLFTLRGEKWKEVRNLLSPAFTSSKMKNMFELISACGKNFMEHLLNVSLAKSSVVNSKEIFTRFGNDVIASCAFGISIDSMKNPNNDFYVLGKEVTNLGGLRGLKLLLTRLSPRLGKLFRITIIPRKTELFFENVVREAIEIRKKDGIVRPDMIQLMMKSGEKVSEGSRSMTTSDMTAQALTFFFGGFDSTTTAMCLIAHEIAVDSEVQAKLRNEIDSVLAETHGNVTYEVIKQMQYLDAVVSETLRLYPINLFLERVCTKSFELPPALPGGKPITIEPGQNVWFPTFSVHRDPKYYINPDKFDPERFTGCAKSHVNPFTYIPFGIGPRMCIANRLALLEIKVFFFNLLAKCCLKPRPGARSPIQLSKVGFNFAPEEGFWLEIQPRNSAP